A genomic region of Pseudomonas sp. MPC6 contains the following coding sequences:
- a CDS encoding ABC transporter permease gives MAIRYGKGLIGGAVVVALLALLVHWIGINTIEHYRDDLLFYLQAHLILVLVSMLAALVVGIPAGIFLSRPTMVGRAERFMQIFNIGNTVPPLAVLAIALGILGIGSGPAIFALFLASLLPIVRNTYEGLKNVQGSLKEAAVGIGMTPTQVLWRVELPNAVPIIIGGVRVALAINVGTAPLAFLIGANSLGSLIFPGIALNNQPQLMLGAACTALLALLLDGLVTLASRLWLERGLRPS, from the coding sequence GTGGCTATTCGCTATGGCAAAGGGCTGATAGGAGGTGCGGTTGTCGTCGCCCTCCTGGCCCTGCTGGTCCATTGGATTGGCATCAACACGATCGAACATTACCGCGACGATTTGTTGTTTTACCTGCAAGCTCATTTGATTCTTGTCCTCGTTTCCATGCTGGCCGCCCTTGTTGTGGGCATACCCGCCGGCATTTTCCTCAGCCGCCCGACCATGGTTGGACGCGCCGAACGCTTCATGCAGATCTTCAACATCGGCAACACCGTGCCGCCTCTCGCCGTACTGGCCATCGCCCTGGGCATCCTCGGCATCGGCAGCGGCCCCGCGATCTTCGCCCTGTTCCTCGCCTCGCTGTTGCCGATCGTGCGCAACACCTATGAAGGCCTGAAAAACGTCCAGGGTTCGCTCAAGGAAGCGGCCGTCGGCATCGGCATGACACCGACCCAGGTGCTGTGGCGGGTCGAACTGCCGAACGCCGTGCCGATCATCATCGGTGGCGTGCGCGTGGCACTGGCGATCAACGTGGGGACCGCACCCCTGGCGTTCCTGATCGGCGCCAACAGCCTGGGCAGCCTGATTTTCCCTGGCATCGCCCTGAACAATCAGCCGCAACTGATGCTCGGCGCGGCCTGCACCGCCCTGCTGGCCTTGCTGCTCGACGGCCTGGTGACACTTGCCAGCCGCCTCTGGCTCGAACGCGGGCTGCGCCCGTCTTAA
- a CDS encoding glycine betaine ABC transporter substrate-binding protein, whose amino-acid sequence MKRLSLLLGCALLFAGFAQAAEKPVIRIGARVFTEQTLLAEITSQYLRTKGYDTRVTGGLGSNLARSAQESGQLDLIWEYTGVSLVAYNHITDKLDSAQSYARVKELDAKKGLIWLTPSKFSNTYALALPESTAKAYPQINTISELNTVLQAEAKTNHLVALDTEFANRSDGLAGMVDLYGMNLTRKNTRQMDAGLVYTALRNGQVFAGLVYTTDGRLNAFKLKLLEDDKHYFPDYTAAPVVRQAYLDAHPKLAEDIKPLAELFDDATMRALNARVDVGHESPSSVAADFLRQHPLN is encoded by the coding sequence ATGAAAAGACTTAGCTTGTTACTAGGCTGCGCCCTGCTGTTCGCAGGATTTGCCCAAGCCGCTGAAAAACCCGTGATCCGCATCGGCGCCCGGGTGTTCACCGAACAAACCCTGCTCGCCGAAATCACCTCCCAGTACCTGCGCACCAAGGGTTACGACACCCGGGTGACCGGCGGTCTGGGCAGCAACCTCGCCCGCAGCGCCCAGGAAAGCGGCCAACTGGACCTGATATGGGAATACACCGGCGTGTCGCTGGTGGCTTACAACCACATCACCGACAAACTCGACAGCGCTCAGTCCTACGCCCGGGTGAAAGAACTCGACGCGAAAAAAGGCCTGATCTGGCTCACCCCGTCGAAGTTCAGCAACACCTACGCCCTGGCATTGCCGGAAAGCACCGCGAAGGCTTATCCGCAGATCAACACCATCAGCGAGCTGAACACGGTGCTGCAGGCTGAGGCGAAGACCAACCACCTCGTCGCCCTGGACACCGAGTTCGCCAATCGTTCCGACGGCTTGGCCGGCATGGTCGACCTCTACGGCATGAACCTGACCCGTAAAAACACCCGCCAGATGGATGCCGGGCTGGTCTACACCGCCCTGCGCAATGGTCAGGTGTTTGCCGGCCTGGTCTATACCACCGACGGTCGCTTGAACGCGTTCAAGCTCAAGTTGCTGGAAGACGACAAGCATTACTTCCCGGACTACACCGCCGCACCGGTGGTGCGTCAGGCTTACCTCGACGCCCATCCGAAACTGGCGGAAGACATCAAACCGCTGGCCGAGCTGTTCGATGACGCCACCATGCGTGCGCTGAATGCACGGGTCGATGTCGGCCACGAAAGCCCTTCATCCGTTGCCGCAGATTTCCTGCGCCAGCACCCACTCAACTAA